A genome region from Salvia splendens isolate huo1 chromosome 19, SspV2, whole genome shotgun sequence includes the following:
- the LOC121780260 gene encoding uncharacterized protein LOC121780260 yields the protein MEVEKQELSIRLVTGHDSPEFAHMTHALTHSSVIGLDAEWKPNRQASTFPAVSLLQIACRLVDAPESPVFLIDLQTIDIPPVYELLKQVFVAPDVLKLGFRFKQDLVFLSSTFCDRACAPGFDRVEPFIDISAIYNQLQTKQQGRRTPKQTKSLATICEEVLGISLSKELQCSDWSQRPLTEEQKKYAAADAHCLVEIFNVFHAKVVREGKSSQPSEPGLKQMFQISSGDNIVTRATLVEATNMIRATMPELDSIQTTEEADSMKSNDLNKQVDDSFLWLVRKHGDRILLKESDRKPKTSKNKAKKIVSKPKTSEIVEDWQGPPPWDPSAGGDSCPKFLCDVMVEGLAKHLRCVGIDAAIPHLRKPDTRDLIDQAQKEKRVLLTRDAKILRHEYLIKNQIYRLKSLLKNDQLLEVIETFQLKISEDQLMSRCTKCNGKFIQKPLTTQEAVEAAKGFQVIPNCLFNRNLEFWQCTDCNQLYWEGTQYHNAVQKFIDVCKLNEQPEGDDAL from the exons ATGGAAGTAGAAAAACAAGAGTTATCGATCCGCCTAGTCACCGGCCATGACTCGCCCGAGTTCGCTCACATGACTCACGCCTTGACTCACTCCTCCGTCATCGGACTCGACGCCGAATGGAAACCCAATCGCCAGGCCTCCACGTTCCCCGCCGTATCCCTCCTCCAAATCGCGTGCCGACTCGTCGACGCGCCCGAGTCGCCGGTCTTCCTCATCGATCTCCAAACCATTGACATTCCCCCGGTTTACGAGCTGCTGAAACAAGTGTTTGTAGCGCCCGATGTTTTAAAGCTAGGGTTTCGATTCAAGCAGGACTTGGTTTTCCTTTCGTCCACGTTTTGCGACCGCGCCTGCGCTCCTGGTTTCGATAGG GTCGAACCGTTTATCGACATCAGTGCAATTTACAATCAATTACAAACGAAGCAACAGGGACGAAGGACACCAAAGCAAACAAAGAGTTTGGCAACAATTTGTGAAGAAGTTTTAGGGATTTCTCTCTCGAAG GAACTTCAGTGCAGTGACTGGTCGCAACGTCCTCTAACAGAAGAGCAGAAGAAATATGCTGCTGCAGATGCTCATTGCTTGGTCGAGATATTTAACGTGTTTCATGCAAAAGTTGTTAGAGAAG GAAAATCATCTCAGCCATCTGAACCGGGGTTGAAGCAGATGTTCCAGATATCAAGTGGGGATAACATTGTAACAAGAGCCACACTTGTTGAAGCTACAAATATGATCCGTGCAACTATGCCTGAATTAGATAGCATACAGACGACTGAGGAGGCTGATTCCATGAAGTCGAACGATCTTAACAAACAAGTAGATgatagcttcttgtggcttgtCAGGAAGCATGGTGATAGAATATTGCTAAAGGAATCTGACCGGAAGCCCAAAACTTCCAAAAACAAAGCTAAAAAGATAGTATCAAAACCCAAAACCAGTGAAATTGTAGAAGACTGGCAAGGCCCTCCTCCATGGGATCCATCTGCAGGAGGTGACTCGTGCCCCAAATTTCTGTGTGATGTGATG GTCGAAGGTTTAGCAAAACATTTACGTTGTGTTGGGATAGATGCTGCAATTCCGCATTTAAGGAAGCCTGATACCAG GGACTTAATTGATCAAGCACAAAAGGAGAAGAGAGTGCTCTTGACTCGAGATGCCAAGATTCTAAGGCATGAATATTTGATAAAGAATCAAATATACAGGCTAAAAAGTCTCCTTAAGAATGACCAGCTACTCGAG GTGATCGAGACATTCCAGCTTAAGATTTCTGAGGATCAACTTATGTCGAGGTGCACTAAATGCAATGGGAAATTCATCCAGAAACCTTTAACAACTCAAGAAGCCGTTGAAGCTGCTAAGGGATTTCAAGTGATTCCAAACTGCTTGTTCAACCGAAATTTGGAGTTCTGGCAGTGCACGGACTGCAATCAACTTTATTGGGAG GGTACACAGTATCATAATGCAGTCCAGAAATTCATCGATGTATGTAAGCTAAACGAGCAACCTGAAGGTGATGATGCTCTGTAA